GTGAGCCACAAAGACGGCGACTTTTGCCGTATTGACAAGGCTGCTCGAGCTGGACTTACGCGACGAGTGGATTCCACACTTCGGAAAAGCCAAAGCCTTCGAAGTCCTTTACGTTGGCGGTAGCAAAATCAGTGACGCCAAAAGCGCGAAGGCTGAGCGCAGTGCGCGCGTCATAAATACGCCGACGGGCGAAGCCGTGGGTGGATGCGTGTTGCCATAGTCCGGCATGGAGTTCGCGGCTGGTGGGGGGAAAGCCAAAGACTTTCCAGCGGGGATGCTGGCGATAGCTTTGAATAACGGCAACGGCTTTGGGCGCAGTCAAGGGAGAGGTGAGGACGACGGGGTTTCTCAGCAGGAGGTAGAACTCGGTGAGTACAAATTCGCTGAGGGCCACATCTTCGCGGACAGAAACCGATTCGATGAACTGGAGGGCTGCGGCGTGATGCGGCGAGGCCTCGCTGTAGCTGTAGAGAAGGAGATTGGCGTCAATGGAAAGCATGGGGCTTCAAAGTAGGCCCGTTCACGCAAGTTGCGGGTCGCCATCGGCAAAGGCTACCTCGCGGAGTTGCTCGGCAGACAGTCCTTTCCAGCCCACTTGTTTAGAAGTGGGTGGACTCCAGGCGGGGGCAGGGCCCGTGGGCGGATCAGGATAAACTTGGAGCAGCAATTCAGCCCCTCGGCGGAAAGTTTCCGCAAGGGACCATTCACGCTGTTTGGCAAAAGTGCGGAGTTCATGAAACAGCTCCTCTGGAACCTGGATCTGGGTTTTCGTCATGCCTCAAATTACCATGTCCATCAAAATGATGTCAAGGATAGAGGGCGCTACCGAAACCTTTTTACAGATACGGCTCGATGTCCAGTTTGCCGTTGGTCGCGCAGATGAACATGGTGCCGGGTTTCACCGTGCTGTCTCGGGTGACGATTTTGCCCCCGGCGGCTTCCACCAGCATCACGCCGGCGGCCACGTCCCAAAGGCTGATCTGCTCCTCCACATAGGCATCCAGCCGACCGCAGGCGATGTAAGCCAGCGCCAGTGCTGCGCTGCCGAGCATGCGGGTCTTGAAGACCTCGTAGCTGATCCGGCGGTAACGCTCGAACCCGGCGTCCAGCGCAGATTTGCTTTTGGAAAAGCCGACAGTGACGACGGCCTGGCTCATCTCACTGCGGATGCTTGTGGAGATGGGCTTGCCATTCAGAGTGGGTACGCCGCCTTTGACGACGGACCAGGTTTCATTCTGCATCGGGTCGTGGATCACGCCCAGGAGCGGCTCCTTCGTGGAGCGTACCCGAGCACCGATGGACACGCAAAAATGGGGGATGCCGTAGAAATAGTTCACCGTGCCGTCGATGGGGTCCACGATCCATTCCACATCGCCATCACCGCCCACATCGCCTTCTTCTTCACCCAGGATGCGGTGGTCCGCATGATAGCCCAGGATGATGTCTGCAATGAGCTGCTGAGTGCGCACATCCAGCTCCAGTTTCACATCGCGCCGGTGCATCTCGTTGACGGTCTTTTCAGATCCGAAGTTGTCTTTGATCAGCTTGCCGGCCTGGTGGGCGGCTTCAGTGGCGATGGCGATGAGTTCTGGCATGGAAGTGTGGGGACGAAGTTCCCGGTTCGTCGGAATAAGGATTTAAGGGAACTTTTTCAAAGACGCCTGCTGGGTGATAAACGCGATCAACTCACGGGCCAGCACGGCTTTGGACTGACGCGGCAGGGGGAACGGCGAGGCATCAGGCAGGCACAGAGTGACTTCGTTCTCCGCGCTGTCAAATCCGATGCCTGCCCTGGACACATCATTCGCGATCACCAGATCACAGCCCTTGCGCACCAGCTTGTCATGCGCGTGCTCCAGCAGCCGCTCTGTCTCCGCCGCAAAGCCAACTAGAAAACCAGTGAAACCAAAAACACGGCGGGCGGAGCCCAGGATGTCTTCCGTTTTTTCCAGGGTCAAGGTCAGCGTCTCGCCCGTCTTTTTGATCTTTTGCTCGGCGATAGCAGCAGGCCGGTAATCAGCCACCGCTGCGGAAAAAATGGCAATGTTCTGCCCCTCCATGCGGTCGCGCACGGCTTCATACATCTCTCGCGCGGTTTCCACTTTGATCAGGGACACCCCTTCGGGAGCAGCCAGCACGACAGGTCCAGAAATCAACGTCACTTCATGGCCTTTGTCACGGGCAGCCTCAGCCAGGGCATACCCCATTTTACCGGACGAACGATTGGTCAGATAGCGCACCGGGTCGAGCGGCTCACGCGTGGGACCGGCGGTGATGAGGATCTTCATGCCTGGCCTTTTTCTAAAATAGCCTGTACCGCCGCCAGGATCTCTTCCACAGGGGCCAGCCGTCCCACCCCCTCATAACCGCAGGCCAGCATGCCCTCTGCTGGCTCCACCCATTGGGCACCCCATCCCTTCAGCGTTTCCACATTTTTTTGCGTCGCCGGGTGCAGCCACATTTTCCCATTCATCGCCGGGGCGATCAGGATGGGTGCCCGGGTCGCCAGAGCGATGGCTGTCAGTGCATCGTTGGCAAAACCATGCGCCAGGGAGGCCAGCACGTTGGCCGTGGCGGGGGCGATCAGGAGCAGGTCCGCATCATCGGCGAGCTGGATGTGGCCTGGCTGCCAGCCTTCTTTTTCCGCAAACAGATCCGTCACCACCGGGCGGCGGGAGAGGGTGGCCAGCGTCAGCGGGGTCACAAATTCCAGTGCACCCTTCGTCAGCACACAGGTCACTTCATGCCCTGCCTTGGTGAGCTGGCTGGCCAGATCCGCCGCTTTATATGCGGCAATGGAGCCGGTGATGCCGAGGACGATGCGTGACATAGGGAGTCAATAAACCGGGCCTGCCTCTCTTGCAAACACCGCCTTTGTCCGTGCAATCCATCAAATGTGTGGTTAATCCCGGCGCATGTCTTTCCTGAAACGCTTCGAAGTCTGGCTGCTCATCATCCTCAGTTTGGGAGCCACCATCTGGGTTTTCACCATGGATTCAGATCCCAGCATGGACGATCCTCAGCCCGTCCTTGCCGATGCCTCCAGTGAAGCTGCCCTTAAAATCCATCGCACCACTCTGGAGCGTGATTATGGCAATGCCCGTCTGGATATCGAGCTGCGCTACCGAAATAGCAGCCCCCGGCCGCTTTCGCTCCAACCTCCCGATGTGAGGCTTCTGACGGCCGATGGCAAAGAAGTGCCCCCTTTCACGCTTGCCACCGAGAAGCCACCCCAGATCCCTGCCCAATCTGCCCAGGATGTGCGCCTGCGCTATTGGCTGGAGAAAGGGCATCTGAATGGAGCTTTAATCCTCGAAATACGGGGTGAAAAAGCCGACGTGAAGACGGCTTCCCCGATAGACCTGGACACCCTAGAAAACGGCAAGCCGAAGACCTGGACCGGTGCCATTCAATAGCTTACTCGCGACCTGTTTTGGAAAACTCTTGACGAATTAGACCAATCAGTCTATTCTGTTCTCGTTATGAGCGACAGGACCACCAAGGAACGCATTCTCGACGCAGCCGAAGAGCTGATGCTCGAGAAGAGCTTTCATGCGGTCGGCCTGAATGAAATCCTCAAGGCTGTGAAAGTCCCCAAGGGTTCCTTTTATCATCACTTTGAGTCCAAGGAGCAGTTCGGTGTGGAAATGCTCCGGCATTATGTCGCGGAATCCACCGCTTATAAAACCCGGCTGTTACTGCCCCCAAACCCTGAGCCGGATCCCCTGCTCCGCCTCTTGACCTACTTTGAGTCTAACATCGCCAAAGCTACTGAATCCCAAGGGAGATGCCCATGTTTGGTGATTAAACTAGCCTCTGAAGTGGGAGGTTTTAGCGAGCCCATGCGCCATGTCCTTGCTCAGGGCACACGGGAGTGGACGGGCGTTTTTGAGCGCTTGCTTGAGGAGGGGCTGGAGAAAGGCAAGATCTCACCCGCAATCCGTCCTGCCCTCATGGCCCCCGTCATCCTGGACTTGTGGACCGGTGCTATGCAGCGTGCTTCCACCACCCGCAGCGTGACTCCTCTTCGTGAAGCCATCGCTTTTTTGAAGTCCATGCTCGCTCCACCGCAGAGCTAAATTTTTCCAACAATAATTAAACCGACTGGTCTAATACACTCGTAAATCTCAACTCTAACTCATATGAAACCTCAAGCACTCACCAACGAAACTTTTGATGCCGCCATCAGCAATACCACTGGCCAACCCGTCCTTGTGGACTTCTGGGCAGAATGGTGTGGTCCTTGCCGCATGCTGGCCCCCATCCTGGACCAGCTCGCCGGCGAGCAGGAAGGCAGCGCCACCATCGCCAAGGTGGACATTGATGCCCACCCTGAATTGGCCGAACGCTTCGGCATCCGCGCCATCCCTACGCTCATCGTTTTCAAAAACGGCAAGCCTGTGAACACCATTACTGGCGTCAAGAGCAAGGCTTTCCTTGAAGCCGCCCTGGCTGCGTGATTCGATTCCGAAAGATTGCCCTTTCCCTATGAATCTCTCCCAGCGTCCTCCCCGCAGCCCACGTGTCCGCCTCGGCGGATACGTGTTGCTGCCCCGTGTACTCGACAAATGCCGGGCTGAAATCGCCGGTACCTCGGGCGATTATCATTACAACTGCCCCATGGACCGCCGCTTTTTTGAGTTCGCCGGTTTGGACCATGAAGCCTTGAAAGCCGAAGTGGCCAAAGGCGGTGGCGATGGTGAAGTCCTTGCCTGGATCCTTACCAACCGGAAGAACCAGCATAGCGACTGGGAGATCGCTCAATGGAGCGCCCATCGTGAAGCTACCGCTCCCTCCGACAACGAAAGCCGCGATTTCATCAACCAGATGGTCGCTCAGGCCGGTGGTGCCACCCGTGAAGACATCGCCACCATCTTCGATTATCTGGACCTCGACGATTATGTCACCTTTGGTGGCAAAGCTTAGCCTCTCCCCTCGCATCCACACACCCACACCACCATGAGTACTCCCGTGCACGCCCTTGCCGCCTTAGGTTCCAAACAGGCCCTCCAGCCCTTCGAGTTCACCCCTGGCCCTCTCGGTGACGAGCAGGTCGAAATCGCCGTGGAATCCTGTGGCCTCTGCCATAGCGACCTCTCCATGCTGGACAATGATTGGGGTGCCTCCACCTACCCCTTTGTTCCCGGCCATGAGGTCGTGGGAAAAGTTGTGGAACTGGGCCCTCACACCAAGCGCCTAAAAGTGGGAGATCGCGTCGGCCTCGGATGGAATTCCGGCAGTTGCGGGGCTTGCGCCCAATGCCTCTCGGGAAATCAAAATCTCTGCCCCACAGCCGAGGCCACCATCATCGGCCGCCATGGCGGATTTGCCACCCGGGTACGTGCCCACTGGACCTGGCTGAACCCCATTCCTGAAACATTGGATGCCAGCAAAGCCGGCCCGCTCTTCTGTGGCGGCATCACCGTTTTTAACCCCATCATCCAGTGCGGAGTCCAGCCGACGGATCGCGTCGGCGTCATCGGCATTGGCGGTCTGGGCCACTTGGCGCTGAAGTTCCTCCGCGCCTGGGGCTGCGAAGTCGTCGCCTTTACCAGCAGTGAATCCAAGCGCGAGGAAGCCCTGCAACTGGGTGCCCATCGCACCCTGAATTCCAGAGACAAAGGCGACCTCAAAAACGCCGCCAGCAGTTTCGACTTCATCCTAAACACGACCAACGTCGCGCTCGACTGGAACACCTACATCGCCGCTCTCAAACCCAAAGGCCGCCTACACACCGTCGGTGCCGTTCTGCAGCCTCTGGACCTCGCCGCCTTCCCCATGATCTCCGGCCAGAAGTCCGTCTCCGGTTCCCCGATCGGCAGCCCCGCCACCGTGGACACCATGCTGGAATTCTGCGCCCGCCACAGCATCG
This region of Prosthecobacter fusiformis genomic DNA includes:
- a CDS encoding TA system VapC family ribonuclease toxin; this translates as MLSIDANLLLYSYSEASPHHAAALQFIESVSVREDVALSEFVLTEFYLLLRNPVVLTSPLTAPKAVAVIQSYRQHPRWKVFGFPPTSRELHAGLWQHASTHGFARRRIYDARTALSLRAFGVTDFATANVKDFEGFGFSEVWNPLVA
- a CDS encoding TetR/AcrR family transcriptional regulator — translated: MSDRTTKERILDAAEELMLEKSFHAVGLNEILKAVKVPKGSFYHHFESKEQFGVEMLRHYVAESTAYKTRLLLPPNPEPDPLLRLLTYFESNIAKATESQGRCPCLVIKLASEVGGFSEPMRHVLAQGTREWTGVFERLLEEGLEKGKISPAIRPALMAPVILDLWTGAMQRASTTRSVTPLREAIAFLKSMLAPPQS
- a CDS encoding DUF5069 domain-containing protein gives rise to the protein MNLSQRPPRSPRVRLGGYVLLPRVLDKCRAEIAGTSGDYHYNCPMDRRFFEFAGLDHEALKAEVAKGGGDGEVLAWILTNRKNQHSDWEIAQWSAHREATAPSDNESRDFINQMVAQAGGATREDIATIFDYLDLDDYVTFGGKA
- a CDS encoding phosphopantothenoylcysteine decarboxylase, whose protein sequence is MKILITAGPTREPLDPVRYLTNRSSGKMGYALAEAARDKGHEVTLISGPVVLAAPEGVSLIKVETAREMYEAVRDRMEGQNIAIFSAAVADYRPAAIAEQKIKKTGETLTLTLEKTEDILGSARRVFGFTGFLVGFAAETERLLEHAHDKLVRKGCDLVIANDVSRAGIGFDSAENEVTLCLPDASPFPLPRQSKAVLARELIAFITQQASLKKFP
- a CDS encoding antitoxin, yielding MTKTQIQVPEELFHELRTFAKQREWSLAETFRRGAELLLQVYPDPPTGPAPAWSPPTSKQVGWKGLSAEQLREVAFADGDPQLA
- the trxA gene encoding thioredoxin, with the translated sequence MKPQALTNETFDAAISNTTGQPVLVDFWAEWCGPCRMLAPILDQLAGEQEGSATIAKVDIDAHPELAERFGIRAIPTLIVFKNGKPVNTITGVKSKAFLEAALAA
- the ahr gene encoding NADPH-dependent aldehyde reductase Ahr, translated to MSTPVHALAALGSKQALQPFEFTPGPLGDEQVEIAVESCGLCHSDLSMLDNDWGASTYPFVPGHEVVGKVVELGPHTKRLKVGDRVGLGWNSGSCGACAQCLSGNQNLCPTAEATIIGRHGGFATRVRAHWTWLNPIPETLDASKAGPLFCGGITVFNPIIQCGVQPTDRVGVIGIGGLGHLALKFLRAWGCEVVAFTSSESKREEALQLGAHRTLNSRDKGDLKNAASSFDFILNTTNVALDWNTYIAALKPKGRLHTVGAVLQPLDLAAFPMISGQKSVSGSPIGSPATVDTMLEFCARHSIAPTTETFPMSRANEALDHLRSGKARYRIVLENDLNA
- a CDS encoding inositol monophosphatase family protein: MPELIAIATEAAHQAGKLIKDNFGSEKTVNEMHRRDVKLELDVRTQQLIADIILGYHADHRILGEEEGDVGGDGDVEWIVDPIDGTVNYFYGIPHFCVSIGARVRSTKEPLLGVIHDPMQNETWSVVKGGVPTLNGKPISTSIRSEMSQAVVTVGFSKSKSALDAGFERYRRISYEVFKTRMLGSAALALAYIACGRLDAYVEEQISLWDVAAGVMLVEAAGGKIVTRDSTVKPGTMFICATNGKLDIEPYL
- a CDS encoding flavoprotein, which encodes MSRIVLGITGSIAAYKAADLASQLTKAGHEVTCVLTKGALEFVTPLTLATLSRRPVVTDLFAEKEGWQPGHIQLADDADLLLIAPATANVLASLAHGFANDALTAIALATRAPILIAPAMNGKMWLHPATQKNVETLKGWGAQWVEPAEGMLACGYEGVGRLAPVEEILAAVQAILEKGQA